The following coding sequences are from one Miscanthus floridulus cultivar M001 unplaced genomic scaffold, ASM1932011v1 os_1236, whole genome shotgun sequence window:
- the LOC136533824 gene encoding transcription factor MYB16-like has translation MGRSPCCEKDGLKKGPWMPEEDQKLLAYIEQHGHGCWRSLPAKAGLQRCGKSCRLRWTNYLRPDIKRGKFSLQEEQSIIQLHALLGNRWSAIATHLPKRTDNEIKNYWNTHLKKRLAKMGIDPVTHKPRSGALGTGGAGGAGAGGGAAGAQHARAAAHLSHTAQWESARLEAEARLAREARLRALAASAASASASVSAPPPQMPGGPAAAHRLDSPTSTLSFSESAVLASVLQEAHGAATAAAAATRAAMQPMQAYEVAYKEQQQQWGDHVVNVADAGFAAAGFTGLLLDGSLSQQDLRPATRHDEDAAEADAGLQETEEEKNYWDSIMSLVNSSSLPTSSVAVPAPEAYPSSASLQTSMAMPALEAYSSPASLQATSVAMPALEAYSSSASLQTSVAMPAPEAYSSSASLSTSVIAVPAPEASLTLRRWRSDSLALDMFAGMQPREMK, from the exons ATGGGGCGATCGCCGTGCTGCGAGAAGGATGGGCTGAAGAAGGGGCCGTGGATGCCGGAGGAGGACCAGAAGCTGCTCGCCTACATTGAGCAGCACGGCCACGGCTGCTGGCGCTCGCTGCCCGCCAAAGCCG GGCTGCAGCGGTGCGGCAAGAGCTGCCGCCTCCGGTGGACGAACTACCTCCGGCCGGACATCAAGCGGGGCAAGTTCAGCCTGCAGGAGGAGCAGAGCATCATCCAGCTCCACGCGCTGCTCGGCAACAG GTGGTCAGCGATCGCGACGCACCTCCCGAAGCGCACCGACAACGAGATCAAGAACTACTGGAACACGCACCTCAAGAAGCGGCTGGCCAAGATGGGCATCGACCCGGTCACTCACAAGCCGCGCTCCGGCGCGCTCGGGACAGGCGGAGCAGGaggggccggcgccggcggcggtgcCGCGGGCGCGCAGCACGCCAGGGCCGCGGCGCACCTCAGCCACACGGCACAGTGGGAAAGCGCGCGGCTCGAGGCCGAGGCGCGCCTGGCGCGCGAGGCCAGGCTGCGCGCGCTCgcggcctccgccgcctccgcgtccgcgtccgtctcggcgccgccgccgcagatGCCCGGAGGACCCGCCGCGGCGCACCGGCTCGACTCGCCGACGTCCACGCTCAGCTTCTCCGAGAGCGCGGTGCTCGCCTCGGTCCTGCAGGAGGCTCACGGCGCCGCAACGGCTGCGGCCGCGGCCACGCGCGCTGCCATGCAGCCCATGCAGGCGTACGAGGTGGCGTacaaggagcagcagcagcagtggggcGATCACGTTGTCAATGTCGCTGACGCAGGCTTCGCCGCGGCGGGGTTCACGGGCCTGCTTCTCGACGGCTCCTTGAGCCAGCAGGATCTGAGGCCGGCGACGAGGCACGACGAGGACGCGGCCGAAGCGGACGCCGGGCTGCAGGAGACGGAGGAGGAGAAGAACTACTGGGACAGCATAATGAGCCTGGTAAACTCGTCGTCGTTGCCGACATCATCAGTAGCAGTGCCCGCTCCCGAGGCGTACCCGTCTTCGGCGTCGTTGCAGACGTCAATGGCGATGCCCGCGCTCGAGGCGTACTCGTCTCCGGCGTCGTTGCAGGCAACGTCCGTGGCGATGCCCGCGCTCGAGGCGTACTCCTCGTCAGCGTCGTTGCAGACGTCAGTCGCGATGCCGGCGCCCGAGGCGTACTCGTCGTCGGCCTCGTTGTCGACGTCAGTCATCGCTGTGCCCGCGCCCGAGGCCTCGTTGACTCTCCGGCGCTGGCGTTCTGACTCGTTAGCCCTGGACATGTTCGCCGGCATGCAGCCCCGGGAAATGAAATGA